A single region of the Pseudomonas mandelii genome encodes:
- the galE gene encoding UDP-glucose 4-epimerase GalE, with protein sequence MKILVTGGTGYIGSHTTLALLEAGFDVVVLDNLCNSSDASLHAIEALCGKSASMIRGDVCDRALLDRIFQEHSIDAVLHFAGLKAVGESVRKPLDYYEANVCGSITLCQAMSAAGVFRLVFSSSATVYGAPEQMPIREDFPTGTPTNPYGQSKLFIENVLQDLCAAEPRWSIALLRYFNPIGAHASGHMGEDPSGIPNNLVPYISQVAVGSLKELSIFGDDYPTVDGTGVRDYIHVVDLADGHLKALQTISTRTGINIWNLGTGDGYSVLEVVRAFEQASGRPVPYRVMPRRSGDIAECWADPSKAAKELGWKATRNLQEMMTDTWRWQSNHPRGYVE encoded by the coding sequence ATGAAGATTCTGGTAACGGGTGGAACCGGTTATATCGGTTCTCACACTACACTTGCGCTGCTTGAGGCGGGCTTCGATGTGGTTGTGCTGGACAACCTTTGCAATAGCTCTGACGCGTCCCTGCACGCCATTGAAGCCCTCTGCGGCAAGTCCGCATCGATGATTCGGGGGGATGTGTGCGACCGGGCATTGCTGGACCGGATTTTTCAGGAGCATTCCATTGATGCTGTCCTGCATTTTGCCGGGCTCAAGGCCGTAGGCGAGAGCGTGCGCAAGCCGCTTGATTATTACGAGGCCAATGTTTGCGGGAGCATTACGCTGTGCCAGGCGATGTCGGCGGCGGGCGTGTTCCGGTTGGTGTTCAGTTCATCGGCCACGGTGTACGGCGCGCCTGAGCAGATGCCGATCCGGGAAGATTTCCCCACCGGCACGCCAACCAATCCTTACGGGCAATCCAAGTTGTTCATCGAAAACGTGCTGCAGGATCTGTGTGCGGCAGAACCGCGCTGGAGCATCGCGCTGTTGCGTTACTTCAACCCGATTGGCGCTCATGCCAGTGGCCACATGGGGGAAGACCCCAGCGGGATTCCCAATAACCTGGTGCCTTACATCAGCCAGGTGGCCGTCGGCAGTCTCAAGGAGTTGTCGATATTTGGTGACGATTACCCCACCGTCGATGGCACCGGCGTGCGCGACTACATCCACGTGGTGGATCTGGCGGATGGGCACCTCAAGGCATTACAGACGATCTCGACGCGTACCGGAATCAATATCTGGAACCTGGGCACGGGCGATGGTTACAGCGTTCTGGAGGTAGTGCGGGCGTTCGAGCAGGCGTCGGGGCGTCCAGTGCCTTATCGCGTGATGCCACGACGCTCGGGCGACATCGCCGAGTGTTGGGCCGATCCTTCCAAAGCGGCGAAGGAGCTCGGCTGGAAGGCCACGCGAAATCTACAGGAGATGATGACAGACACCTGGCGTTGGCAATCGAATCATCCCAGGGGTTACGTCGAGTAG
- a CDS encoding undecaprenyl-phosphate glucose phosphotransferase — translation MVNNLRINRNTHLKGLTFWGQWALGQGFVVALLFLLVYYHTGTVEFYYRVCAILTVLASVPAYTWCGVYAKKDNYLEGLGRLLVGWTMTLAALACVAFICKADGLFSRQLILIWAACGYLGQALLYVPLHGFSQYYQRSLQSEHKTLIVGTGELALGLARKLRSLEHFPLVGLVSTDTTLPLAMGSPPIVGPQEHLLALIKTHDIRRLYITLPLSEAANIEAMYIDLLGANVDVVWVPDLNSLMLLNHSVRVVDGLPAIYLNESPLTSQPTAALSKSLLEKSVALLALVLLSPLLLLIALAVKLNSPGPVFFKQDRHGWNGKVIQVWKFRSMRVHDDLEVKQASRNDSRITPVGRFIRRTSLDELPQLINVLQGHMALVGPRPHAVAHNDYYSGKILAYMARHRIKPGITGLAQINGCRGETDTIDKMQKRVEIDLKYINNWSLWLDLKILVKTPFTLLSKDIY, via the coding sequence ATGGTTAACAATCTTCGTATCAATCGAAATACCCACCTCAAAGGATTGACCTTCTGGGGACAATGGGCACTGGGTCAGGGCTTTGTTGTAGCCCTGTTGTTTCTATTGGTTTATTACCACACCGGGACGGTGGAGTTCTATTACCGAGTGTGCGCAATTCTAACGGTACTTGCCTCGGTGCCCGCCTATACCTGGTGTGGCGTCTATGCAAAGAAAGATAATTACCTGGAGGGATTGGGGCGTTTGTTGGTGGGATGGACAATGACCCTGGCGGCATTGGCCTGTGTGGCATTCATCTGTAAGGCCGATGGACTGTTTTCCCGTCAACTGATCCTCATATGGGCAGCCTGCGGTTATCTCGGGCAGGCACTGTTGTACGTGCCGCTGCACGGATTCTCGCAATACTATCAACGGTCACTTCAAAGCGAGCATAAAACCCTGATCGTCGGTACGGGCGAGTTGGCGCTGGGTCTTGCCCGGAAGCTGCGTAGCCTTGAACACTTCCCGCTGGTGGGGTTGGTCAGCACCGACACAACGCTCCCGCTGGCGATGGGCTCACCGCCGATCGTAGGCCCGCAAGAGCATCTGCTGGCGCTGATCAAAACCCATGACATCCGCCGTTTGTACATCACGCTACCCCTGAGTGAAGCGGCAAACATTGAAGCCATGTATATCGATTTGCTGGGGGCCAACGTCGATGTGGTCTGGGTGCCGGACTTGAACAGCCTGATGCTGCTCAATCACTCGGTAAGGGTCGTGGACGGCTTGCCGGCGATCTACTTGAATGAAAGCCCGTTGACCAGCCAGCCAACCGCCGCACTGAGTAAAAGCCTGTTGGAAAAGAGCGTGGCGCTGTTGGCCCTGGTTCTTCTAAGTCCGTTGCTGTTACTGATTGCCCTGGCCGTTAAACTCAACTCTCCCGGCCCGGTGTTCTTCAAGCAGGACCGCCACGGCTGGAATGGCAAGGTGATCCAGGTCTGGAAGTTTCGCTCGATGCGCGTGCACGATGACCTTGAGGTCAAGCAGGCCAGCCGTAACGATTCTCGGATCACTCCGGTGGGACGCTTTATCCGCCGTACTTCGCTTGACGAACTGCCGCAGTTGATCAATGTGCTGCAAGGCCATATGGCTCTGGTCGGACCACGTCCCCACGCCGTTGCGCACAACGATTACTACTCCGGGAAGATTCTCGCCTACATGGCTCGCCACCGAATCAAACCGGGGATTACCGGGTTGGCTCAAATCAACGGTTGCCGTGGCGAGACCGACACCATCGACAAGATGCAAAAGCGTGTGGAGATCGATCTCAAATACATCAATAACTGGTCGTTGTGGCTGGATTTGAAGATCCTGGTGAAGACGCCTTTTACCTTGCTGTCAAAAGACATCTATTGA
- a CDS encoding EAL domain-containing protein translates to MNATMSASHIYRASHYLSRQLILTRDDCPFGSEIRIQFDDSPAQPAHASFAASMQQMSGIYSEVLMQTRLIAFSLKDHNISSKNKYLSRRFVCVGQSDLADSALAEELIQSSDALHNFGQTLVIAFNELPLSAVSFSEKKKILNNVYLLKDHGIEIAFDGYNIDNESIEIFTTLNLFDYIKIPLSTLDLSLKLTGNPELFNRLHERMTMLTHTTKVAFIADRVEHAASHILARALPFEYFQGSHYSPADNLLN, encoded by the coding sequence ATGAACGCAACGATGAGCGCGTCACACATCTATCGTGCGAGTCATTATCTGTCTCGACAATTGATCCTTACTCGTGATGACTGCCCATTTGGCAGCGAGATCAGAATACAGTTTGACGACAGTCCGGCTCAGCCAGCCCACGCATCTTTTGCGGCATCCATGCAGCAGATGAGCGGCATCTACAGTGAAGTGCTCATGCAGACCCGGTTGATTGCCTTTTCGCTGAAAGACCATAATATATCCAGCAAAAACAAATACTTAAGTCGTAGATTTGTCTGCGTCGGACAATCAGACCTCGCCGATTCAGCACTCGCGGAAGAGTTGATACAGTCCAGCGACGCCCTGCACAACTTTGGTCAGACGCTGGTTATCGCTTTCAATGAACTGCCTCTTTCGGCGGTCAGTTTCAGTGAAAAAAAGAAGATTCTCAACAATGTGTATCTGTTGAAAGACCACGGCATAGAAATCGCGTTCGATGGTTACAACATCGACAATGAAAGTATCGAGATCTTTACAACCCTGAATCTTTTCGACTATATCAAGATCCCTCTTTCAACCCTAGACTTAAGCCTTAAACTCACGGGCAACCCCGAATTATTCAATCGTCTCCACGAACGCATGACCATGCTGACCCACACCACTAAAGTCGCCTTCATAGCTGACAGAGTGGAGCATGCCGCGAGCCATATACTGGCGCGCGCGCTGCCGTTTGAATACTTTCAAGGGAGCCATTACTCCCCTGCCGACAACCTTTTGAATTAA
- a CDS encoding polysaccharide biosynthesis/export family protein, producing the protein MIRSVPFLMLASIALQGCMFSPGQHMSTSDITREGSSENSRVELIPITPKLIAMDRATQVHESLPPELLTTPDEYRIGNNDVLYITVWDHPELTAPSGAQQQIDANGRLVRSDGTLYYPYIKEVQAAGKTIQQLRSDIAEKLSTFISDPQVDVAVLRFASQKVVVSGAVLKAGPQAISTNPLNVVEALGSAGVDPLNADLSGLLLTRNGRVYPLNLDALNQQNAELQKVYLRGGDQLYLPYNDSKKIYVMGEVNQPRALTFKTRTMNLSDVIGSVGGLNQTTSNGNAVYVIRGVENLDVEPAKIYQLQAESPSAMALATHFDVRPQDIVYVGPANVTRWNRFISQLVPSASILGMGAAAQNNLSEANSR; encoded by the coding sequence ATGATTCGTAGCGTTCCTTTTTTAATGCTGGCAAGTATTGCTTTGCAAGGTTGTATGTTTTCGCCGGGCCAACATATGAGCACCAGCGATATCACTCGCGAAGGCTCAAGCGAAAACAGTCGGGTCGAGCTTATTCCGATTACCCCCAAGCTTATCGCCATGGACAGGGCCACTCAGGTACATGAGTCATTACCCCCGGAATTGTTGACCACGCCCGACGAATACCGCATCGGTAACAACGATGTCTTGTACATCACGGTATGGGATCACCCCGAGCTGACTGCACCTTCTGGCGCGCAACAGCAGATCGATGCAAACGGCCGTCTTGTTCGGTCCGATGGCACGCTGTATTACCCCTACATCAAAGAAGTCCAGGCCGCCGGAAAGACCATCCAGCAACTGCGATCCGATATTGCCGAGAAGTTGTCCACCTTCATCTCGGACCCGCAAGTGGATGTCGCCGTGTTGCGCTTTGCCAGTCAGAAAGTGGTGGTGTCGGGCGCTGTATTGAAAGCAGGCCCTCAAGCGATTTCCACCAATCCGCTCAATGTGGTTGAAGCCTTGGGTTCGGCCGGTGTCGATCCGCTGAATGCGGACTTGTCCGGGTTGCTGTTGACGCGAAACGGGCGGGTTTATCCGCTGAATCTAGACGCGCTTAATCAACAGAATGCCGAGTTGCAGAAGGTCTACCTCAGAGGCGGCGATCAGTTGTATTTGCCCTACAACGACAGCAAGAAGATCTACGTGATGGGCGAGGTCAATCAGCCGCGTGCATTGACCTTCAAGACCCGCACCATGAATCTTTCCGACGTCATTGGTTCGGTAGGAGGGTTGAACCAGACCACCTCGAACGGCAACGCCGTGTACGTCATTCGCGGTGTAGAAAACCTCGATGTCGAACCCGCCAAAATCTATCAACTACAAGCCGAGTCGCCGTCCGCCATGGCGCTCGCCACTCACTTCGATGTCCGCCCCCAGGACATTGTTTATGTAGGCCCTGCCAACGTTACCCGCTGGAACCGCTTCATCAGTCAATTGGTGCCATCGGCCTCGATTCTCGGTATGGGCGCGGCGGCACAAAACAACTTAAGTGAAGCCAACAGCAGATAA
- a CDS encoding ISL3-like element IS1411 family transposase: MNNLTFSSPDLSSFCQLNNLGLTATGQHLCAERAVIECRLTKAPEPCPKCGAAGVSRGTVDRHLAHTPYGQRPTRLLLRIRRWRCACGCFWHEDTNSAAPPRSKLSYGAIRWALAAIVLDHLSVSRVASQLDVAWHTANNAIINEGRRLLFNDSTRFDGVTVLGVDEHVWRHTRCGDKYVTIVVDLTPVRNKNGPARLLDVLEGRSKQAFKQWLQSRPKSWRDQIESIAMDGFTGFKSAAQEALPQAQTVLDPFHVVRWASNMLDECRRRVQHDILGRRGRKNDPLYKSRRTLLTRISYLSDANKKQLFQLFADEHHLEVDCTWSMYQRVVSAYNEPDRKRGKKLMEEVINIITASDLPKALIEVKGLGETLKKYAESILAYFDRPGTSNGPTEAINGRLEHLRGTALGFRNLTNYIARCLLKSGGFRNQLHP, translated from the coding sequence GTGAACAATCTTACCTTTTCTAGCCCTGATCTTTCCAGCTTTTGCCAACTGAATAACCTCGGCCTGACTGCCACTGGACAACATCTTTGTGCAGAGCGCGCCGTCATCGAATGTCGTTTAACCAAAGCACCCGAGCCATGCCCCAAGTGCGGGGCTGCTGGTGTTTCACGCGGTACTGTCGATAGGCATCTTGCTCACACACCTTACGGACAACGACCAACCAGATTGCTGCTGCGTATCCGTCGCTGGCGTTGTGCTTGCGGCTGTTTCTGGCATGAAGATACAAACAGTGCAGCACCTCCACGTTCAAAGCTTTCATATGGGGCGATACGCTGGGCATTAGCTGCCATCGTGCTGGATCATCTGTCGGTATCTCGTGTTGCGAGCCAGCTTGATGTTGCATGGCACACCGCTAATAATGCCATTATCAACGAAGGACGGCGCCTGCTTTTTAATGACTCGACACGTTTTGACGGTGTGACCGTGCTGGGCGTGGATGAGCATGTTTGGCGACATACACGCTGTGGTGACAAGTACGTCACCATCGTGGTTGACCTTACGCCCGTGCGTAACAAAAACGGGCCGGCCCGCTTGCTCGATGTGCTGGAAGGCCGCTCCAAACAAGCCTTTAAGCAATGGCTACAGAGTCGCCCCAAATCGTGGCGTGACCAGATCGAAAGCATTGCCATGGACGGTTTTACGGGGTTTAAATCTGCAGCGCAAGAAGCCCTGCCTCAAGCCCAAACCGTGCTGGATCCTTTCCATGTCGTGCGCTGGGCAAGCAACATGCTGGATGAATGCCGCCGGCGTGTGCAACACGACATCCTGGGCCGCAGAGGGCGTAAAAATGACCCGCTCTACAAAAGCCGTCGAACGCTACTGACTCGGATCAGCTACCTGTCTGACGCCAACAAAAAGCAACTGTTCCAGCTGTTTGCAGATGAGCACCACCTCGAAGTGGATTGCACCTGGAGCATGTACCAACGGGTGGTCAGCGCCTACAACGAGCCGGATCGAAAACGTGGTAAAAAACTCATGGAAGAGGTCATAAATATCATTACAGCCAGCGACTTGCCCAAAGCGCTCATCGAGGTGAAAGGCTTGGGGGAAACGCTGAAAAAATACGCTGAGAGCATCCTTGCCTACTTCGACCGGCCAGGAACCAGCAACGGTCCAACAGAAGCTATCAACGGGCGACTTGAGCACTTACGAGGTACCGCCTTGGGCTTTAGAAATTTAACCAATTACATAGCCAGGTGCTTGCTGAAGTCAGGAGGGTTTAGAAATCAGCTACACCCTTAA
- a CDS encoding YjbF family lipoprotein, whose product MRTLNVSVCLMAALLLCGCNPLMKATLANFKAVATGPDDLELTPAQVAEVQYPQLKLTTPSGEGVLAMVRERGDLQYWVASGKQVLLLRDGLAVRTVGLGFEGDLDGTRIETQSPFKQGLHRLPDGYTSQRWIDLYRGYEVGVAVSSRFTRKPMETLRILDKEYAVLRVDEQIEAPAIGLRATNHYWVDPDNGFILQSEQQLTGQLRVKIVQLTSERGAVR is encoded by the coding sequence GTGAGAACGTTGAACGTTAGCGTCTGCTTGATGGCGGCATTGCTGTTGTGTGGATGTAATCCGCTGATGAAGGCCACGCTGGCGAACTTCAAAGCCGTGGCCACCGGGCCTGACGACCTGGAGTTGACTCCGGCGCAAGTGGCCGAGGTTCAGTATCCGCAACTCAAGCTGACGACCCCTTCCGGCGAAGGGGTGTTGGCGATGGTGCGTGAGCGAGGTGACTTGCAGTACTGGGTCGCGTCCGGCAAGCAGGTGTTGTTGCTGCGCGACGGCCTGGCGGTTCGCACTGTCGGCCTGGGCTTTGAAGGTGACCTGGACGGGACCCGTATCGAAACGCAATCGCCGTTCAAGCAAGGCCTTCACCGATTGCCCGATGGATACACCAGCCAGCGCTGGATCGATCTCTATCGAGGTTACGAAGTGGGTGTTGCCGTGAGCAGCCGCTTTACCCGAAAACCCATGGAAACCCTCAGGATCCTGGACAAGGAATACGCCGTGCTGCGTGTCGATGAGCAGATAGAGGCACCGGCTATTGGCCTGCGCGCGACCAATCATTATTGGGTCGATCCGGATAACGGTTTCATCCTCCAGAGTGAACAGCAACTGACAGGGCAACTCAGGGTGAAGATCGTGCAGTTGACCTCTGAGCGCGGGGCTGTCCGTTGA
- a CDS encoding undecaprenyl-diphosphate phosphatase has protein sequence MDFWTTVTVLILGVVEGLTEFLPISSTGHQIIVADLLGFGGERAMAFNIIIQLGAILAVVWEFRRKILEIVTGLPTQRNAQRFTLNLLISFMPAVVLGVLFADKIHEYLFNPITVAVALVVGGIVMLWAERREHRVYVDHVDDMRWTDALKVGFAQCLAMIPGTSRSGSTIIGGLLFGLSRKAATEFSFFLAMPTMVGAAVYSGYKYRDLFQAGDLPVFTLGFVTAFFFAMIAVRGLLKFIASHSYAAFACYRIAFGLVILATWAFGWVNWTEAAAL, from the coding sequence ATGGATTTTTGGACTACCGTAACGGTATTGATTTTAGGCGTGGTGGAAGGGTTGACAGAGTTTTTACCCATATCAAGTACAGGGCACCAAATCATTGTCGCGGACCTGCTCGGCTTCGGCGGTGAGCGTGCCATGGCTTTCAATATCATCATTCAACTTGGGGCCATCCTGGCCGTGGTCTGGGAGTTTCGGCGAAAGATCCTCGAGATCGTCACAGGCTTGCCAACCCAACGTAATGCGCAACGGTTTACCTTGAACTTATTGATCAGCTTTATGCCTGCCGTTGTATTAGGTGTATTGTTCGCCGATAAGATTCACGAATATCTGTTCAATCCAATCACCGTGGCGGTGGCATTGGTAGTGGGCGGTATCGTTATGTTGTGGGCTGAGAGGCGGGAACATAGGGTGTATGTCGACCATGTTGACGACATGCGCTGGACCGACGCGTTAAAGGTCGGGTTCGCTCAATGCCTGGCGATGATACCGGGCACCTCACGCTCAGGATCGACCATTATCGGTGGGTTGCTATTTGGACTGTCGCGCAAGGCAGCCACCGAGTTCTCGTTCTTCCTGGCCATGCCAACCATGGTCGGTGCCGCCGTCTACTCAGGCTACAAATATCGGGATCTGTTCCAGGCTGGCGACCTGCCAGTCTTCACCTTGGGCTTCGTCACCGCGTTCTTTTTCGCCATGATCGCCGTGCGCGGCTTGCTCAAGTTTATCGCCAGCCACAGCTACGCCGCGTTCGCCTGTTACCGAATTGCATTCGGTCTGGTGATCCTGGCCACATGGGCATTCGGTTGGGTTAACTGGACTGAAGCAGCAGCGCTCTGA
- a CDS encoding winged helix-turn-helix domain-containing protein produces MESSTPLPRKYFVVVTHSPALQLELEALLSSERYNSFGTSQAKMFVEGVALPSSAPKLMEFISPHLDRIVPPVIRHDTQRILSSFESEWRAAQSDTRFSNISSRADEDRENTQDSLLNEAVKPHYPYTEAWRLSHGNGALIKDDVEVVLTGLEATLVKKMLHHDERVVSKDDLIRSIGREPEHYRGLEMCLSRLQEKFKSASNGERLFRAVRNRGYCLIQKIVRGKSLT; encoded by the coding sequence ATGGAAAGCAGTACACCCCTCCCCAGAAAATATTTTGTCGTCGTTACTCACAGCCCGGCATTACAACTAGAGCTTGAGGCATTATTATCGAGCGAGCGATATAACTCATTTGGTACGTCGCAGGCAAAGATGTTTGTCGAGGGTGTTGCCCTACCCTCATCCGCCCCTAAACTAATGGAATTTATTTCCCCTCACCTGGACAGAATTGTCCCTCCCGTTATCAGACATGATACACAGCGCATTCTCTCTTCATTCGAATCCGAGTGGCGAGCGGCCCAGTCCGATACGCGGTTCAGCAACATATCCTCACGGGCAGATGAAGACCGGGAAAACACCCAGGATTCACTCCTCAATGAGGCGGTAAAACCGCATTATCCCTATACAGAAGCCTGGCGATTGAGTCATGGCAATGGTGCGTTGATCAAAGATGACGTAGAGGTTGTCTTGACCGGGCTAGAAGCCACACTGGTCAAGAAAATGCTGCACCATGATGAGCGAGTCGTAAGTAAAGATGATCTTATTCGGAGCATCGGCAGAGAACCCGAGCATTATCGAGGCCTGGAAATGTGCTTGAGCAGGCTACAGGAAAAGTTCAAGAGTGCCAGCAATGGTGAACGTTTGTTCCGGGCCGTGAGGAATCGTGGCTATTGCCTGATTCAAAAAATAGTACGGGGGAAAAGTCTCACCTGA
- a CDS encoding capsule biosynthesis GfcC family protein — MKFPKVLWTCLLLICGGVNAAVNVSGDVRNPGPVELQPGGRVLDVMRLAQPNPESYWLAAAWLRQPLLEEQTRLKTGVLFDLKVLQRTALLFDRPSRAALALQLYEQVSRMPVTGRQVAVLDPIAVEVGFARNFRLDDGDSLIYPKRSDVVEVLGAVAEPCRLAFRPLQEARDYLQGCSSLTDAEADYLWIVQPDGVTRRVGIAPWNRESGQVPAAGSKILVPVKTDDLNPPIPELNQQLAEFLATQLAEVVP; from the coding sequence TTGAAGTTTCCCAAGGTGTTATGGACGTGCCTTTTGTTGATCTGCGGTGGCGTGAATGCGGCAGTCAACGTCAGCGGTGATGTGCGCAATCCGGGGCCGGTCGAGCTGCAACCCGGGGGGCGCGTGCTGGATGTGATGCGTTTGGCGCAACCCAATCCTGAAAGCTACTGGCTGGCGGCCGCCTGGCTGCGACAACCATTGCTTGAGGAGCAGACCCGACTCAAGACCGGGGTCCTGTTTGACTTGAAGGTGCTGCAACGCACCGCATTGCTCTTCGATCGGCCCAGCCGGGCGGCGTTGGCGTTGCAGTTGTACGAGCAAGTCAGCCGCATGCCGGTTACCGGGCGCCAGGTGGCGGTCCTTGATCCGATCGCGGTGGAGGTCGGCTTCGCTCGCAACTTCCGCCTCGATGACGGCGACAGCCTTATCTACCCGAAGCGTTCCGATGTGGTTGAAGTGCTGGGCGCTGTCGCCGAACCGTGCCGGCTCGCCTTTCGCCCGCTGCAAGAGGCGCGGGATTACCTGCAAGGGTGTTCATCGCTGACCGATGCCGAAGCCGATTACCTCTGGATCGTTCAGCCTGACGGGGTCACCCGCCGTGTCGGCATTGCGCCGTGGAATCGTGAAAGCGGGCAGGTGCCTGCCGCCGGCAGCAAAATCCTGGTCCCTGTCAAAACCGATGATCTTAATCCGCCTATACCTGAACTGAATCAGCAGTTGGCCGAATTTCTTGCCACGCAACTGGCTGAGGTGGTTCCTTGA
- a CDS encoding YjbH domain-containing protein, which yields MNLRFAAVLLLPCGLAHAEPRLTQNDFGGVGLMQTPTARMAPAGELSVNASRTEPYTRYSVSLQPFEWLEGSFRYTAITNRRYGPESLSGDQSYKDKAVDLKVRLWQESHWAPELALGFRDVGGTGLFSSEFLVANKRYDDFDFSAGIAWGYIGNRGDFDNPLGWAADRFNTRPDGEGTGDVNTNAYFRGRPSLFGGVTYQTPWEPLSLKLEYEGNDYKNEPKDNVIKQDSPINIGAVFKLTDSVDLSAGWERGNTAMFGITLHTNFVSRKAPAKTYDPPAERLPTQAPATPPDQVNWANVSQRLQKNAGYKVERITQRGPELFVYGEQTNYFHSAKAVGRASRILDNSVNDDIDWFTLVNKRYDMPLEETSVPRETFREVVNNEEPLQTLHRTTEVNGAMPHTETTLYTAARDPFSYGVGLGYKQNVGGPDGLLYQLSADADAEYRFTRNTWWSGLLSANLVNNYDNFTYDAPSGLPRVRTDLRKYLTTSDVTMPTFQFSHAEQLDKDLYGMVYGGYLESMFAGVGGEVLFRPAGQRWSVGADLNYVRQREFNQGFGLRDYSTVTGHITGYTDLPFDTQAAVSVGRYLARDWGATVDLSREFRNGVRFGAWATLTTATTAEYGEGSFDKGIYISIPFDELMSMSTMRRANIVWSPLTRDGGARLNRSYWLHSMTDSRDSDLFYRNFDKITE from the coding sequence TTGAATTTACGTTTTGCTGCAGTGCTGTTGTTGCCGTGTGGTTTGGCTCATGCAGAGCCGCGATTGACTCAAAACGATTTCGGCGGCGTGGGCTTGATGCAAACGCCGACGGCTCGAATGGCACCGGCCGGCGAGTTGAGTGTGAATGCCAGTCGAACCGAGCCCTATACCCGTTACAGCGTTTCATTGCAGCCATTTGAATGGCTGGAAGGCTCGTTTCGCTATACCGCGATCACCAACCGCCGGTATGGCCCCGAGTCGTTGAGTGGCGACCAGAGTTATAAAGACAAGGCCGTGGACCTCAAGGTCCGCCTTTGGCAAGAAAGCCACTGGGCACCTGAACTGGCCCTGGGCTTTCGCGACGTCGGGGGGACCGGACTGTTCTCCAGCGAATTCCTGGTCGCCAACAAACGCTATGACGATTTTGATTTCAGCGCGGGTATTGCCTGGGGATACATCGGCAATCGAGGCGATTTCGACAACCCGTTGGGCTGGGCGGCTGATCGCTTCAACACCCGGCCGGACGGCGAGGGCACCGGTGACGTCAACACCAATGCCTATTTTCGTGGGCGACCTTCATTGTTTGGCGGCGTGACCTACCAGACACCCTGGGAGCCGCTCAGCCTGAAGCTTGAGTACGAAGGCAACGACTACAAAAACGAGCCGAAAGACAACGTCATCAAGCAAGATTCGCCCATCAACATCGGCGCCGTGTTCAAGCTGACCGATTCGGTCGATCTCAGCGCGGGTTGGGAGCGCGGCAATACCGCGATGTTCGGCATCACCCTGCACACCAACTTCGTCAGCCGCAAGGCGCCGGCCAAGACTTACGATCCGCCCGCGGAGCGTCTGCCGACACAGGCTCCTGCCACACCACCGGATCAGGTTAACTGGGCCAACGTGTCCCAACGTTTGCAGAAAAATGCCGGCTACAAAGTCGAGCGCATCACTCAGCGCGGCCCCGAGTTGTTTGTGTACGGCGAGCAGACGAACTATTTCCATTCGGCCAAAGCCGTCGGCCGCGCCAGCCGGATTCTGGACAACAGCGTCAACGACGATATCGACTGGTTCACCCTGGTGAACAAGCGCTACGACATGCCGCTGGAAGAAACCAGCGTGCCGCGCGAGACCTTCCGCGAAGTGGTCAACAATGAGGAGCCGCTGCAAACCTTGCACCGAACCACTGAGGTCAACGGGGCGATGCCGCATACCGAGACCACCCTCTATACTGCCGCGCGCGATCCCTTCAGCTATGGTGTCGGGCTGGGCTACAAACAGAACGTCGGCGGCCCTGATGGTTTGCTCTATCAGCTGAGTGCCGATGCGGACGCCGAGTATCGTTTCACGCGCAATACCTGGTGGAGCGGCCTGCTGAGCGCCAACCTGGTGAACAACTACGACAACTTTACCTACGACGCACCAAGTGGTTTGCCCCGGGTGCGGACCGACCTGCGCAAGTACCTGACGACCTCTGACGTCACCATGCCCACGTTCCAGTTCAGCCACGCCGAGCAACTGGATAAAGACCTGTATGGCATGGTCTACGGCGGCTATCTGGAGTCGATGTTTGCCGGTGTGGGCGGTGAGGTACTGTTCCGTCCGGCAGGCCAGCGTTGGTCGGTGGGTGCAGACCTGAACTACGTGCGTCAGCGCGAGTTCAACCAGGGTTTTGGCTTGCGCGATTACTCGACCGTGACCGGCCATATCACCGGTTATACCGACTTGCCTTTCGATACCCAGGCCGCCGTCAGTGTCGGCCGTTACCTGGCGCGGGATTGGGGCGCCACAGTCGATCTGTCACGGGAGTTCCGCAATGGTGTGCGATTCGGTGCCTGGGCCACGCTGACCACTGCGACGACAGCGGAATACGGTGAAGGCAGTTTCGACAAGGGCATCTACATCTCCATTCCGTTCGATGAACTGATGAGCATGTCGACCATGCGTCGGGCCAATATCGTCTGGTCGCCGCTGACCCGGGACGGCGGTGCACGGCTCAATCGCAGCTACTGGCTGCACTCGATGACCGATAGCCGTGACAGCGACTTGTTCTACCGTAACTTCGACAAGATCACTGAGTGA